The sequence AACTTTCAAAACTTTTCTATATATGTTCTTGTGCTTTCTTGTAGACGCTGGATACCAATGAAAACTCAACGCAATTACCTGATGAGTGAATGAATAAGCTAGTGCTCTTTCTCGCCTCATTGTTGCTTCGTACTTCTGAAGCAAGCTCGCCTCGATTTGCTCTTTAGATTGTAAACTGTCATCCCATTCCTCTCCCATCTGTAAATTAAGCCTCGAATTCAAAACTCGCTGATAATCAAATAATGGATAGACAAAGCTAGTCAATGTACAGGATTTTGCAGTGACCCATATTGTTTTCAATTTATAACCTTTTTATGCTTTGTATGTCGTCTAGAGGAAGAAAACCAACAATTTACGAACTAACATGACCCAAGAAAAAAGGATCAAAACCATAACCAACGAGCTAATTCGTTAAACACACCGAGAAGTGTGTGCGGGTTAATAATAGTGTTCCTCAAGTATTTTACAGCTTACAGCAGTCCCAATACTGAGATTTGAATATTGTTCCACGCTTGACAGCAGGACAATTGTACTTCACAACAATACCTCCCAATAATTGCACCGACTTGCTAACACATGATCATAAATATTATACCAATCATATAAAGAAGCTGCAGCAGAAGGTGCAAGTTCCTACACTAATTATTCCCAAGATTACCAATGTGGACTTGTTTATAAAGAAAATGATGGTATTAGTAAGAGAACTAACTCTCAAACTCTCCAGTTCCTTGGCACGTTTCTGTAAGAGCTGTCTCTGAAGTGCTCGATTCTCCTCTAACATTCTGAGCCTTCTTGCTTGAATCTGAGTTTGCACACGAGATAAACTTTGCATGCATTTTAGAGTGTTTGCAGTTTGGCGTTTCACAATCGGTCCGTCAACAAGTGATTTCAGTCTTACAAGCCCTCTTAGAGCTCTCAACGCCCTCCTCgcctgaaaaataaaaaagaccAATAAAATTTCATAGTAAACTTTGTTCCACTGTGATGAACACCAATTCTTGATAAGATAAAACAAAAATGAAATTAAACATAAATGATGATTACGCGACAATATTATCTGCGAATCAGAATAATCGTCTCGGACTATCATGGTATGATTCATGTTAATGCTCAtataacaacaacaaaaaatattaaatgctCCTACATCAGGTTTGGAATAAATTAACCTCAAGTTCTTTATAAAAATGAAACCATTTTCGGCCTTCTTGCCGGTACCACCCACTTTTGATCCTTATGTTTAAGATAAGGCTAAATCGGCTTCACTTTGAACTATTCTAAAGAAAATATTCATGTAACGTCAATATCCCATAAACTACCATACCAGATAACCACGGAATGCGGTCTGAACTTTGATTGCTGCCACTTCCTCCTCGGATTTTCCGGCAAACCGTGTCACTGTTTGGGGCTGGACAACCTCTTCAGCTGCTACATCTTCAACATCAGATGATGTATCAACCGAGACAGTATAAGCATTGTTCGACGGCTCGTTCTCCACCTCTGCTGGCTTATCATCTTCCAATGCCCGAAGAGGGTGAGGATAAGATGCCTCAACGGTATCGGGGATCGGAGAACTCGATGCCAATGGCTTTTCTTTCCCAAACCATTTTCGCTTCGACTTATTTGCACTCTGAATCCAGAAACCAGAACAGAAGTTAATGAAAACAACCAATCATCAAAGTTTTATCACAACACATTGAATCCAATCTGCTTTTCGCACCTTAGCTTTCTTTTCTTCACTATCTGCGCTGAGGGCCTTTTTCACCGACAAAAACCAACCTTTTGTCTTACCCATCTTCACTTATTATTCCTCAATCTGTCTTATTCTGCAAACAAAGAAACCGATTTATTTCCAAGATTCCATCTCTCACAAGGGACAAGATCATACATGTAAAACCACAAAAACCTTGATAAGCAATTCAAATAAccaaaaaaaatcaacaaaTGACAGTTGTCTATAACATTTGAATCCCAACAAAGAAGCAGCATTCAACATACGACGCCCCAAAGCCAGACAGATTAATTTTccagggaaaaaaaaaaaagctcagATTTCTTGGAAAATTATGGGATTCGTAAATTTCACACAAAGAACCTTGCTTTATTTAAATCTCAAGAAAATAACGGCAGAAGATCACCTGAAAACTGTAGCTGCTCAGATCTCATAAAATTGCTTCATCCTCCAAATACATACAGTCGATTGAAGTCTCAGTTCACATTCGAActcaaaaatcaagaaaaataaaaggATAAGAAATTGGACTCCTCCACTCTTTGTTTAACGACCCATTTTTTAGTATATGAATTGTGTTGAAAGATTGAAACCAGATCTTGGCAAACTGAACAAATTCATTGGAGGAGGAACATCTAGTTTTAGGGGCCCACGTTTGCATAATAATACAGGACAGCCAATTTATTACTTTTAATACTGACATTATAGCTTGTTAATGGCctttttctttaaattttttccACATTTTATTCCATGTTTCGGTTACGTGCCAAATTATTTGTAagtttatcaaaaaaaaaaaaacaaattctcGTTTTCAGTAAATTCTATTACCGTATTAACACATTTTTAGCTTAAGATAAGATaagattttttaaaacattacaATGAGTTGAGTTTTGTACCAATGTAGTATCGAAAATCAACTCACGTATATTCACTTTTAGGAGAATTTTATCGATAAAACTATTGGTGGAACGTTAGTTAGACATAAAGGCTAAAATGGTGAAATAATTGATGCTCTAAACTTCTACATTTTCGTAGAGATAATTGAGCAATATTTAGGGGAAAGAATTATAATGAGATATTTGTTGGGTTTAGCTCGAACTTCGATTTTTCTCACAATAGTTGTTGCCCCACACGacctatttattaattatacgCAAGAAATAAATAATGGCAGCATTATCCAAAGATTCAAAATTCAGAAGGCATTCCCGTTGTACATATTTTCAGTACGTAAAATAGTAgtattttagtttttaaaaaaaataaaataacagtATTTGTAATttgattgttgttgttgttattattattccCTCACATGTACTAAGGTAATTAATAGGAGAAAAACCAagcttatttttttatttaaaaaaatcaggTACTTCGAATTTTTAAATTGTAGATACAAAAATTATTTGGATTTtggagaaaaaaataaaatttttaatcgctattatataatatttttgtggtGATGCATGACAATTTTGTAACATTCTACTTCAAATATATGTATGTGTGCATATAGCTCAGATGTGCATATCCgtgtatgtgtatatatattgattGTACATGATTTTTTACTACAACATTCATATTCACTGTGATTTTGTATTTTCACTGGGGATATATTGACTGTCGTAGTAACCACGATCTGTGTACATGGACCTGATAAACATATGTGAGGTTGAATCTCATAACCACATGTTataccttaaaaaaaaaattaatcacgTGTTATAATAGACTTTACCATTCATCCACTAGCTAGGATTTAATTTACCATTTCACTTCTTTGAACTAAAAAACCATTCAAGGTTTTTGCAACAAAATGGGAAAAccacaataattaaaaacacaaTATTCTTTCTTATCCTGATGATTAGTAAGCTGAAAATGAGATTTTTTTAGACCAAAGCTGAAAATGAGATTTGAATGTAAGGCAACACTATTCACCAATGATGGCATGTATGTAATTTCACCCATTCATCATTTTCAACAGTCGGCTATCATTATATAGTAAAATAGTACAGTACTACCCCGCAAGCAAGCAAGcaaaataatagtaataaattaattaaataggcAAGTCATAAAATCATAGACAGCTCTCTCATAAGTCATAATTGCAACTTGGACAAAACCTCCAATTATTGacgtataatttaattttaaggcGAAACCGCGTATATGATAATGAGACGCATCCAATGTACAAACAGaacaaaacaaatatataacaataagttatttaaaatatcgAAACACCATGTTCGACTAATCCTTAGTAGTGCGCGAGGAGATCGAGTGATTGACGGTTGGAATACAGAGAGATGTTTTTAAGTCATCTCATGCACCCCAATTGTTCCTTAGACTAAAATTTACATTTTCGAATATTTATTATTCGATCAAAAACTATAGATaatgataaaataaacaagACATTGTTAGCGCTACTCATTAAATTCTAACATTATAGAATCATATGTGATATGTCTACATCTACCAAAATCGACAACAGATGACAACAATCATTTTAGATAACGTACCAGCGCAAGCATCATATCATGTGCCAATGTTTGCCGATTATTTCTCGACAACAAGCTCTCCTATGGATTATACCGAATTTCAAATTAACCAAAACTTTGTGCCTTTGTATAATCTTCTTGACTAAACGTCTACCATATTAAAATCCAGGCCCGCGGTCTATGCTCTAATTTACACAAGATAATCATACGAACATCTCAAGTGAACAAAGAAGTACCAAGAGACCTCACCTTGTTTGTTTCTATGCAAAATGTTCATATGAATATCTCATATAAAACTATACTCATGCCATGAGTGCAACCTTCAATGCACATAGATAAAGCCCAGGCAGCGGTGGAATAAAGCTAAGAATTTCAACCATGCTTTAGTTTAGCAGAATATTCAATTTTGCATCAACGAATTTGATTTAACAATGAATTGTATAAGCATATTATATAGATACATTACAACATGGAAGAAAATAGCACGCAATTGGCAACACATTCTCTTCTTCCCTCCCACCCTCCTCTTTTACAAAC comes from Henckelia pumila isolate YLH828 chromosome 4, ASM3356847v2, whole genome shotgun sequence and encodes:
- the LOC140863423 gene encoding protein IQ-DOMAIN 2-like, which gives rise to MGKTKGWFLSVKKALSADSEEKKAKSANKSKRKWFGKEKPLASSSPIPDTVEASYPHPLRALEDDKPAEVENEPSNNAYTVSVDTSSDVEDVAAEEVVQPQTVTRFAGKSEEEVAAIKVQTAFRGYLARRALRALRGLVRLKSLVDGPIVKRQTANTLKCMQSLSRVQTQIQARRLRMLEENRALQRQLLQKRAKELESLRMGEEWDDSLQSKEQIEASLLQKYEATMRRERALAYSFTHQQTWKKSAKSSNLLFMDPTNPHWGWSWLERWMADRPLETQSSVDKDLNTDDVSTKSVNLGTASGGEITKSFARHQLNSENPSSPSNKKLPSTRQSPATPPSKTIKSSIPARKVKSASPKVSAITQDDDSKSTVSAQSERNRRHSIAGSTVRDDESLASSMSVPSYMASTKSAKAKSKLPSPLGIDNGNTPEKGSAGTAKKRLSYPPSPARPGRQSGPSKIDTSSIGDNNVDGVIS